One Brachybacterium kimchii genomic window carries:
- a CDS encoding L-ribulose-5-phosphate 4-epimerase gives MTLVLTELPEAVQEAVARTRERVAALHAELPRNGLVVWTAGNVSERVPRPSAGAPSDGAPSTDPADAPELFVIKPSGVSYDDLSPESMVVCTLDGEKIADGTPESLSPSSDTAAHAYVYRHMDKVGGVVHTHSTYATAWAARGEEIPCVLTMMADEFGGPIPVGPLAVIGDDSIGQGIVETLGTSRSRAVLMRNHGPFTIGQDARDAVKAAVMCEEVARTVHISRQLGEPLAVPETLVDSLFDRYQNVYGQR, from the coding sequence ATGACCCTCGTCCTCACCGAGCTCCCCGAGGCCGTCCAGGAGGCGGTCGCGCGGACCCGCGAGCGCGTCGCCGCGCTGCACGCGGAGCTCCCGCGCAACGGCCTGGTCGTCTGGACCGCCGGGAACGTGTCCGAGCGCGTGCCCCGCCCGTCGGCCGGCGCGCCATCGGACGGCGCGCCGTCGACCGATCCCGCGGACGCCCCGGAGCTGTTCGTCATCAAGCCCTCCGGCGTCTCGTACGACGACCTCTCCCCCGAGTCGATGGTCGTGTGCACGCTCGACGGGGAGAAGATCGCCGACGGCACGCCCGAGTCCCTCTCCCCCTCCTCCGACACCGCCGCCCACGCCTACGTGTACCGCCACATGGACAAGGTCGGCGGGGTCGTGCACACCCACTCGACCTATGCGACCGCCTGGGCGGCGCGCGGCGAGGAGATCCCCTGCGTGCTGACGATGATGGCCGACGAGTTCGGCGGGCCGATCCCCGTGGGCCCGCTCGCCGTGATCGGCGACGACTCGATCGGACAGGGCATCGTCGAGACCCTCGGCACCTCCCGCTCGCGGGCCGTGCTCATGCGGAACCACGGCCCGTTCACGATCGGGCAGGATGCGCGCGACGCGGTGAAGGCCGCCGTCATGTGCGAGGAGGTCGCGCGCACGGTCCACATCTCCCGCCAGCTCGGCGAGCCGCTGGCGGTCCCCGAGACTCTCGTCGACTCCCTCTTCGACCGCTACCAGAACGTGTACGGGCAGCGCTGA
- a CDS encoding xylulokinase has protein sequence MTHDDVTAPRPDAADLISRGRAHLGIELGSTRIKAALVDDAGAVLATGSFAWENTLADDSWTYPMDEVWEGLAACFADLADAVRTRFDVPLTRLASLGVSAMMHGYIALDADGELLAPFRTWRNTYTSDAASLLSETFGQNIPLRWSVSHLLHAVLGGEEHVGRIAAITTLSGLVHRRLTGRSVLGVGDASGMFPISSASDAPDYDHELLERFAALDAVADVPWDLADLLPEVLVAGQDAGTLTEEGARLLDPSGTLEAGVLTAPPEGDAGTGMVATQAIAPRTGNVSAGTSAFAMVVLERPLATPREEIDMVTTPSGDPVAMIHTNNCTGDLDQWLGVFAQFAQLLGQDVDTEDLYARLFEAGAAGDADAGGVLSFNYLSGEHQTGVASGRPLLVRTQQASFTLENLMRAQLHGAFGALAAGMEVLLEEEKVGLDVMYAHGGIFRTKGVAQQVLADALRTPVALGASAGEGGAWGMALLAAHTAQLAEGKAASDGATTEALRRFLADEVFASQEVTTLEPTDAGAQGYADWLRGYRAALPVERLAGESID, from the coding sequence ATGACCCACGACGATGTGACCGCTCCCCGCCCCGATGCCGCCGACCTCATCTCCCGGGGGCGCGCGCACCTGGGGATCGAGCTGGGCTCGACCCGGATCAAGGCGGCCCTCGTCGATGACGCGGGGGCCGTGCTCGCGACCGGCTCCTTCGCCTGGGAGAACACGCTCGCCGACGACAGCTGGACCTACCCGATGGACGAGGTCTGGGAAGGTCTCGCCGCGTGCTTCGCGGACCTCGCCGACGCCGTGCGCACGCGCTTCGACGTGCCGCTCACCCGCCTGGCGTCCCTGGGCGTCTCCGCGATGATGCACGGCTACATCGCCCTGGACGCGGACGGCGAGCTGCTCGCCCCGTTCCGCACCTGGCGCAACACCTATACGTCCGACGCCGCGTCCCTGCTCTCGGAGACCTTCGGCCAGAACATCCCCCTGCGCTGGTCCGTCTCCCATCTCCTGCACGCCGTGCTCGGCGGCGAGGAGCACGTGGGGAGGATCGCCGCGATCACCACGCTCTCCGGCCTCGTCCACCGCCGCCTCACCGGGCGCTCCGTGCTGGGCGTGGGCGATGCCAGCGGGATGTTCCCGATCTCCTCCGCGAGCGACGCGCCGGACTACGACCACGAGCTCCTGGAGCGCTTCGCCGCCCTGGACGCCGTCGCCGACGTCCCCTGGGATCTCGCCGACCTGCTCCCGGAGGTGCTCGTGGCCGGGCAGGACGCCGGGACGCTCACCGAGGAGGGCGCACGGCTGCTCGATCCGTCGGGCACCCTCGAGGCGGGCGTCCTCACCGCGCCGCCCGAGGGGGACGCGGGCACGGGGATGGTCGCGACCCAGGCGATCGCCCCGCGCACGGGCAATGTGAGCGCCGGGACCAGCGCGTTCGCGATGGTCGTGCTCGAGCGTCCGCTCGCGACGCCCCGCGAGGAGATCGACATGGTCACGACGCCTTCGGGCGATCCGGTCGCGATGATCCACACGAACAACTGCACGGGCGATCTCGACCAGTGGCTCGGCGTGTTCGCGCAGTTCGCTCAGCTGCTCGGGCAGGACGTCGACACCGAGGACCTGTACGCGCGGCTCTTCGAGGCGGGCGCCGCGGGCGACGCCGACGCGGGCGGGGTGCTGTCCTTCAACTACCTCTCGGGTGAGCACCAGACGGGCGTCGCCTCCGGCCGGCCGCTGCTCGTGCGCACCCAGCAGGCGAGCTTCACGCTCGAGAACCTCATGCGCGCCCAGCTGCACGGCGCCTTCGGCGCGCTGGCCGCGGGCATGGAGGTGCTCCTCGAGGAGGAGAAGGTGGGGCTCGACGTCATGTACGCCCACGGCGGCATCTTCCGCACGAAGGGCGTCGCCCAGCAGGTCCTCGCCGACGCCCTGCGCACACCGGTCGCCCTCGGCGCATCGGCCGGCGAGGGCGGCGCCTGGGGCATGGCGCTGCTCGCCGCGCACACGGCGCAGCTCGCGGAGGGGAAGGCCGCATCGGACGGGGCGACCACCGAGGCGCTGCGCCGCTTCCTGGCCGACGAGGTCTTCGCCTCCCAGGAGGTCACGACGCTCGAGCCGACCGACGCGGGCGCGCAGGGCTACGCCGACTGGCTGCGCGGCTACCGCGCGGCGCTGCCCGTCGAGCGCCTCGCCGGGGAGTCGATCGACTGA